Proteins found in one Pagrus major chromosome 20, Pma_NU_1.0 genomic segment:
- the LOC141015402 gene encoding integrin alpha-M, with amino-acid sequence MDWKITATVFLSVLKAALCFNVDPVAWKSVTNNAAGFGYQVVQRGSDLLVSAPLEQSSSRERGQIYKCPTTTTSRSPLSCSKLPVPLPEFAVNTSLGLTMTIDPTTQNTLVCGPTIPKDCKSITLYNGVCVQIDSNNGVRGPVPSSPEECRTEADIAFLLDGSGSVDGADFERMKEFVKALVRSFPGEDTKFAIVQFSTSPIIHYYFNTFDANNWQNQIQTIRQFGGWTYTAAAIRHVVNYVFTAERGSRPNVKKVLIVITDGQSNDRDDLDRAADSAESKKIVRFAIGVGTAFHRPDAKQELGTIASSPPTDHVFQVESFVALEKIRQNLQEKIFSIEGSQASGNTLEMEMSQEGFRAAYVPGRQGFQMTVVGANQWKGGFLRYTSTGGKGKSYLPDYMETDSYLGYSIAVANTRQGPLTIVGAPRYKHRGIVMTVEAKGRYKKIDPHEWKYQSGEYFGAEVCAMDVDRDSFTDLIFISAPMFVDTDREGRVYVCELSGLNVDCHLHSPSVLRGDASDKGRFGSSLAVLPDLNRDGFNDLAVGAPLENDGQGSIYIFHGEGRGRISLSYSQRIAGPKVRSGLKFFGMSISQSSFDHSMDGLPDLAVGSKGTVVLLRSKPIVMVEAQMTFSPNQIPTQNSDCSTPLKNTAKICFTMTRHSEVAQARARINFTLTLDATRKVPNNRAYINEKQRVQTGSTDVNLGQPPGCVTVNFFVEACPEDALNSLSNELRFTFDGLPSNTNLRPSLAQQAQTTTIHPLGFEINCGTDNKCVDKLKVDFNFTSSSVVKVGIDALLNVTVSVENTEENSYNSRVIVTYPYGLSYRKFTILQGRIECSSLDSEDGLSRGKTDCTIDKPIFKSNTKAIFIISYGIETNSQLDKKINVTARATSGNLEHSSSSELYKMQAIDVKYSIFVTMQSSLSYTNFTYRYNNLQKPFKQSIEVVNHIRALNLTVVIKVPVKLGDKDIWVDSSSLQFPDCQPDKDDGPRVTDFVAQIKKNKKVDCSVAKCKVFKCTRFMGRLERKTYNITANLSSGWIEQIGLPSAKFMLTSTASLEYDENQYIYFSTSSNNNPPVHKTEAVVEVYPEPDFTKEIVGGSLGGLALLALLTAGLYKAGFFKSKYKQMIDENTAAGGDGGGPAPEPEA; translated from the exons ATGGATTGGAAAATAACAGCTACCGTATTTTTGTCAG tGTTAAAAGCTGCACTTTGTTTCAATGTCGATCCTGTGGCCTGGAAGTCCGTAACTAACAATGCTGCAGGCTTTGGATACCAGGTGGTGCAGAGAGGATCAGA CTTACTAGTCAGTGCTCCTCTTGAACAGTCTTCATCCCGTGAACGGGGGCAAATATATAAGTGCCCCACGACCACCACTTCAAGATCTCCACTCTCCTGCAGCAAACTACCAGTTCCAC TGCCAGAATTTGCAGTCAACACGTCCCTTGGTTTGACAATGACAATAGATCCcaccacacaaaacacactg GTATGTGGTCCAACCATCCCAAAGGACTGCAAAAGTATCACCTTGTACAATGGTGTCTGCGTTCAGATAGACAGTAATAATGGTGTTAGAGGTCCTGTGCCTTCTTCCCCTGAag AGTGCCGGACCGAAGCAGACATTGCATTTCTGCTGGATGGCTCCGGCAGCGTAGATGGAGCAGATTTTGAAAGAATGAAGGAATTTGTGAAAGCTCTGGTCCGCTCATTCCCAGGAGAAGACACAAAG TTTGCCATTGTCCAGTTCTCCACAAGCCCCATCATCCATTattactttaatacatttgATGCTAATAACTGGCAAAATCAAATTCAGACAATAAGACAGTTTGGTGGATGGACTTACACAGCTGCCGCCATCAGACATGTTGT CAACTATGTCTTCACAGCAGAAAGAGGTTCCAGGCCAAATGTAAAGAAGGTTCTGATAGTAATTACAGACGGACAATCTAATGACCGGGATGACTTGGACAGGGCAGCAGATTCAGCTGAAAGTAAAAAGATTGTTCGATTTGCTATTGGG GTGGGGACTGCATTTCATAGACCGGATGCAAAACAGGAACTGGGAACCATTGCATCTTCTCCCCCAACAGACCATGTGTTTCAAGTGGAGAGCTTTGTTGCACTTGAAAAAATAAGACAGAATTTGCAGGAGAAAATCTTCTCTATCGAAG GATCTCAAGCAAGTGGAAATACACTGGAAATGGAAATGTCTCAAGAGGGATTCAGAGCAGCTTATGTGCCTggg CGGCAGGGATTTCAGATGACTGTTGTTGGCGCCAACCAGTGGAAGGGAGGCTTCCTGCGATACACAAGCACTGGCGGGAAAGGGAAGTCTTATTTGCCTGATTACATGGAGACTGACAGTTATCTGG GTTACTCCATTGCAGTTGCCAACACGAGGCAAGGCCCATTGACAATTGTTGGTGCTCCAAGATATAAACACCGAGGAATTGTGATGACAGTTGAGGCAAAGGGAAGATACAAAAAGATTGACCCCCATGAATGGAAG TATCAGAGCGGCGAATACTTTGGGGCAGAGGTTTGTGCCATGGATGTTGATCGTGACTCCTTCACTGACCTGATCTTCATATCTGCCCCTATGTTCGTGGACActgacagagagggaagagTTTACGTTTGTGAATTATCTGGTTTG AATGTCGATTGTCACTTACATTCTCCATCAGTATTAAGAGGGGATGCATCTGACAAAGGAAGGTTTGGCTCTTCTCTTGCTGTACTGCCTGATCTTAACAGAGATGGTTTCAATGATTTGGCCGTTGGAGCTCCTTTGGAGAACGACGGTCAAGGCAGCATCTACATATTCCACGgtgaaggaagaggaagaatcAGTCTTTCTTACTCACAG AGAATTGCTGGCCCTAAAGTCAGGTCAGGGCTGAAGTTCTTCGGCatgtcaatcagtcagtcatcTTTTGACCATAGTATGGACGGTTTGCCCGACTTAGCGGTGGGTTCAAAGGGCACAGTTGTCTTACTCAG ATCAAAGCCCATAGTAATGGTGGAAGCTCAGATGACATTCAGCCCAAACCAAATCCCGACTCAGAACTCAGACTGCTCAACACCTTTGAAGAACACAGCTAAAATCTGCTTCACCATGACCAGACACTCTGAAGTAGCACAAG CTCGAGCAAGGATCAACTTTACTTTAACGCTGGATGCCACCCGCAAGGTCCCAAACAACCGAGCTTACATCAATGAGAAACAACGAGTGCAGACCGGATCAACTGATGTTAACTTAGGACAGCCTCCTGGGTGCGTTACTGTGAACTTCTTTGTTGAG GCTTGTCCAGAAGATGCTCTCAACTCACTCTCCAATGAACTCAGATTCACATTTGACGGTTTGCCTTCCAACACAAATCTCAGACCAAGTCTCGCCCAGCAGGCTCAAACAACAACCATTCATCCT TTAGGGTTCGAAATCAACTGCGGCACTGACAACAAATGTGTAGACAAACTGAAAGTGGATTTCAACTTTACCAG CTCCTCAGTTGTTAAAGTGGGCATTGATGCGCTGTTGAATGTCACCGTCTCAGTGGAGAACACCGAGGAGAACTCCTACAACAGCCGTGTCATTGTGACATACCCATATGGACTCTCCTATAGGAAGTTTACAATCCTGCAG GGAAGAATCGAGTGCAGCTCCCTGGACAGTGAAGATGGCTTGTCCCGAGGAAAGACAGATTGCACTATTGACAAGCCTATTTTCAAGAGCAACACtaag GCTATCTTCATCATCTCCTATGGGATTGAAACCAATAGTCAACTTGACAAGAAGATTAATGTCACTGCAAGGGCTACCAG TGGGAATCTGGAGCACTCCAGCTCAAGCGAACTCTACAAAATGCAAGCGATTGATGTGAAGTACAGCATTTTTGTAACAATGCAAAG TTCCCTCAGCTACACCAATTTCACTTACAGATACAATAATTTGCAGAAACCATTCAAGCAATCAATTGAG GTTGTAAATCATATCAGAGCACTGAATTTAACTGTGGTGATCAAGGTGCCAGTAAAGCTCGGTGATAAAGACATCTGGGTGGATTCCAGCAGCTTGCAG TTTCCAGACTGCCAACCAGACAAAGATGACGGACCTCGTGTCACAGATTTTGTAGcccaaataaagaaaaataagaaagtg GACTGCTCTGTTGCAAAGTGCAAAGTGTTCAAGTGCACCAGGTTCATGGGAAGATTGGAGAGGAAAACCTACAATATCACTGCCAACCTTAGTTCTGGATGGATAGAGCAG ATTGGACTTCCATCTGCCAAATTCATGTTGACCAGCACCGCCAGTCTGGAGTACGACGAAAACCAGTACATCTACTTTTCAACATCGTCTAATAACAACCCTCCTGTTCACAAG ACTGAGGCAGTGGTGGAGGTGTATCCTGAACCAGACTTTACCAAAGAGATTGTCGGAGGATCCCTTGGAGGGTTGGCATTACTGGCTTTGCTCACTGCAGGCCTGTATAAG GCTGGATTTTTCAAGAGTAAATACAAGCAGATGATTGATGAAAATACAGCGGCAGGGGGTGATGGAGGTGGACCCgcaccagaaccagaagcaTAA